One window from the genome of Micromonospora aurantiaca ATCC 27029 encodes:
- a CDS encoding HAD family hydrolase, whose amino-acid sequence MVDAVLFDLDGVIVDSEPVWEEVRRAYVAEHGGVWQPDTQRRLMGMSTAEWAEYLSGELGVDRSAEQVATEVVTEMARRYAQHVPLIDGADAVVRRIAARWPLGLASSSPTRLIAAALDATGLAGAFGATLSTEETARGKPAPDVWLAVAQRLGVDPARCVAVEDSSNGVRSAAAAGCRVVAVPHASYPLDPDAEALAAVLLPSIGALTPEVVAGID is encoded by the coding sequence GTGGTGGACGCGGTGCTCTTCGACCTGGACGGCGTGATCGTGGACTCCGAGCCGGTGTGGGAGGAGGTCCGGCGGGCGTACGTGGCCGAGCACGGCGGCGTCTGGCAGCCGGACACGCAGCGCCGGCTGATGGGCATGAGCACCGCCGAGTGGGCCGAATACCTCAGCGGTGAGCTGGGCGTCGACAGGTCGGCCGAGCAGGTCGCCACCGAGGTGGTGACCGAGATGGCCCGGCGGTACGCGCAGCACGTACCGCTGATCGACGGCGCCGACGCGGTCGTGCGCCGCATCGCCGCGCGGTGGCCGCTGGGGCTGGCCAGTTCCTCACCGACCCGGCTGATCGCGGCGGCGCTGGACGCGACGGGCCTGGCCGGCGCGTTCGGCGCGACGCTGTCGACCGAGGAGACCGCCCGGGGCAAGCCCGCGCCCGACGTGTGGCTCGCGGTGGCGCAGCGGCTGGGCGTCGACCCGGCCCGGTGCGTGGCGGTGGAGGACTCGTCGAACGGGGTCCGCTCGGCGGCCGCCGCCGGGTGCCGCGTGGTGGCGGTGCCGCACGCGTCGTACCCGCTCGACCCGGACGCCGAGGCGCTCGCGGCCGTGCTGCTCCCCTCGATCGGCGCGCTCACGCCCGAGGTGGTGGCGGGGATCGACTGA
- a CDS encoding SCO6745 family protein, translating into MWTLYEPVHAVTYFHPRARAAFEAVGLRGYWRGYFAGRAAPLGPVDAPTVTAAFFSFAPAMVARALPSVWRLATPEETLRARLTGGVQALAEFTYELPESHLVEAADLLEEAAGRVDVAGRVLGAVNAALPRGEYPLARLWQAATTLREHRGDGHVAALVTTGLEPAEVVAWRCRVDQSREFHQPARGWTDEQWTAAEQRLVDKGWLTADLNPTPYATETFRVVEEATDRAAAGPWRALGAERTGRLRELLEPIATRCRTIIPAKAPIGLPAQRSAGAALPR; encoded by the coding sequence ATGTGGACGCTCTACGAGCCGGTCCACGCGGTGACCTACTTCCACCCCCGGGCCCGGGCCGCGTTCGAGGCGGTCGGGCTGCGGGGCTACTGGCGCGGCTACTTCGCCGGCCGGGCCGCGCCGCTCGGGCCGGTCGACGCGCCGACCGTCACGGCCGCCTTCTTCAGCTTCGCGCCGGCCATGGTGGCTCGCGCGCTGCCCTCGGTGTGGCGCCTGGCCACCCCGGAGGAGACGCTGCGGGCCCGGCTCACCGGTGGCGTGCAGGCGCTCGCCGAGTTCACCTACGAACTGCCCGAGTCGCACCTGGTCGAGGCCGCCGACCTGCTGGAGGAGGCGGCCGGCCGGGTGGACGTCGCGGGCCGGGTGCTCGGCGCGGTCAACGCCGCGCTGCCCCGGGGCGAGTACCCGCTGGCCCGGCTCTGGCAGGCCGCCACCACGCTGCGCGAGCACCGCGGCGACGGCCACGTGGCGGCGCTGGTGACGACCGGGCTGGAACCGGCCGAGGTGGTGGCCTGGCGGTGCCGGGTCGACCAGTCCCGCGAGTTCCACCAGCCGGCCCGGGGCTGGACCGACGAGCAGTGGACCGCCGCCGAGCAGCGCCTGGTGGACAAGGGCTGGCTGACCGCCGACCTGAACCCCACGCCGTACGCCACGGAGACGTTCCGCGTGGTCGAGGAGGCTACCGACCGGGCCGCCGCGGGTCCGTGGCGGGCGCTGGGCGCGGAGCGTACCGGCCGGCTGCGGGAGCTGCTGGAGCCGATCGCGACGCGCTGCCGCACGATCATCCCGGCCAAGGCCCCGATCGGCCTTCCGGCTCAGCGTTCGGCCGGAGCGGCGCTGCCACGGTGA
- a CDS encoding FKBP-type peptidyl-prolyl cis-trans isomerase, which translates to MGTLGLRAGTVCAGLGGGPPGAHPPTLQGVDVSERVENRSAGQAPATKAQRRLAAQLAEKKAAEARRRRQSILGAAVGVLAVVALVGGLVWLNSGDDDKTSTAGSSASPTAPAEPTAAPAPELPAGFDPALKTKPTVQAGTGELTKLTVTTLVKGTGPAVKAGQNITTNYVGVFYKDGKQFDASWDSGQPATFQIGVGQVIKGWDQGLVGVPVGSRVQLDLPAELAYGNDAAGGRPAGPLRFVVDVLAAQ; encoded by the coding sequence ATGGGCACGCTGGGGCTCCGGGCGGGTACCGTGTGCGCTGGCCTCGGCGGCGGCCCGCCGGGGGCGCACCCACCCACCCTGCAGGGAGTCGACGTGAGCGAGCGTGTGGAGAACCGGTCGGCGGGCCAGGCCCCGGCCACCAAGGCACAGCGGCGGCTGGCCGCCCAGCTGGCCGAGAAGAAGGCAGCCGAGGCGCGTCGCCGCCGGCAGTCGATCCTCGGCGCGGCGGTCGGCGTGCTCGCGGTGGTGGCCCTGGTCGGCGGCCTGGTCTGGCTGAACAGCGGGGACGACGACAAGACGTCCACCGCCGGCTCCTCGGCCAGCCCCACCGCGCCGGCCGAGCCCACCGCGGCGCCCGCTCCGGAGCTGCCCGCCGGTTTCGACCCGGCGCTGAAGACCAAGCCGACAGTGCAGGCCGGTACCGGCGAGCTGACGAAGCTCACCGTCACCACCCTGGTCAAGGGCACCGGCCCGGCGGTGAAGGCCGGGCAGAACATCACCACGAACTACGTGGGCGTGTTCTACAAGGACGGCAAGCAGTTCGACGCGTCCTGGGACAGCGGCCAGCCGGCCACCTTCCAGATCGGCGTGGGCCAGGTCATCAAGGGCTGGGACCAGGGCCTGGTCGGCGTGCCGGTGGGCAGCCGGGTCCAGCTGGACCTCCCGGCCGAGCTGGCGTACGGCAACGACGCCGCGGGCGGCCGTCCGGCCGGGCCGCTGCGCTTCGTCGTCGACGTGCTGGCTGCGCAGTAG
- a CDS encoding PPOX class F420-dependent oxidoreductase — MAILSEEDLALLGEPQLAHVATIEADGTPHVTPVWVDTDGEHIVFNTAKGRQKYLNMSRNPVVAVSVADKADDFRTLWIKGTVEFVTEGADEHIDRMAKKYLGQDTYPWRRPGEERVIVRVTPTEKLGRG, encoded by the coding sequence ATGGCGATCCTCAGCGAAGAAGACCTGGCCCTGCTCGGCGAGCCGCAGCTCGCGCACGTGGCGACGATCGAGGCCGACGGCACCCCGCACGTCACCCCGGTCTGGGTCGACACCGACGGCGAGCACATCGTGTTCAACACGGCCAAGGGCCGGCAGAAGTACCTGAACATGTCCCGCAACCCGGTGGTCGCGGTGTCGGTGGCGGACAAGGCCGACGACTTCCGCACGCTCTGGATCAAGGGCACCGTCGAGTTCGTCACCGAAGGCGCCGACGAGCACATCGACCGGATGGCGAAGAAGTACCTCGGCCAGGACACCTACCCCTGGCGCCGCCCCGGCGAGGAGCGCGTCATCGTCCGCGTCACCCCCACCGAGAAGCTCGGCCGCGGCTGA
- a CDS encoding Ku protein, with product MRAIWKGAVSFGLVSIGVKVYSATEEKDIRFHQVHREDGGRIRYKRTCSVCGEEVTYDDIAKGYDIGGGEMVILTDEDFADLPLSTSHAIDVLEFVPAEQVDPILYNKAYFLEPEGSATKPYVLLRDALSDSERVAIVKVALRQREQLATLRVREGVLLLNTMLWPDEIRRPDFGFLDEDLKVRPPELAMASSLIDSMAGEFEPDAFTDDYRAALQEVIDAKVEGREVVQPEEEEAAPAAAVDLMAALKASVERARAARGEAPSGGGAEPTPISSARSAKKAAKKAPAKKTEPAKKTTAKKAPAKKTAAKKAEPAKKTAAKKTPAKKKTA from the coding sequence ATGCGGGCGATCTGGAAAGGAGCGGTGTCGTTCGGCCTGGTGTCGATCGGGGTGAAGGTCTACTCGGCCACCGAGGAGAAGGACATCCGTTTCCACCAGGTGCACCGTGAGGACGGCGGCCGGATCCGCTACAAGCGCACCTGCTCGGTCTGCGGCGAGGAGGTCACCTACGACGACATCGCCAAGGGGTACGACATCGGCGGCGGCGAGATGGTGATCCTCACCGACGAGGACTTCGCCGACCTGCCGTTGAGCACGTCGCACGCGATCGACGTGCTGGAGTTCGTACCGGCCGAGCAGGTCGACCCGATCCTCTACAACAAGGCGTACTTCCTGGAGCCGGAGGGCTCGGCGACCAAGCCGTACGTGCTGCTGCGTGACGCGCTGTCCGACTCGGAGCGGGTGGCGATCGTCAAGGTGGCGCTGCGCCAGCGGGAGCAGTTGGCCACGCTGCGCGTCCGCGAGGGCGTGCTGCTGCTCAACACCATGCTGTGGCCGGACGAGATCCGCCGGCCCGACTTCGGTTTCCTGGACGAGGACCTGAAGGTACGCCCGCCGGAGCTGGCGATGGCCAGCTCGCTGATCGACTCGATGGCCGGGGAGTTCGAGCCGGACGCGTTCACCGACGACTACCGGGCCGCGTTGCAGGAGGTCATCGACGCGAAGGTCGAGGGCCGCGAGGTGGTGCAGCCGGAGGAGGAAGAGGCCGCTCCGGCCGCCGCCGTGGACCTGATGGCCGCGCTGAAGGCGTCGGTGGAGCGGGCCCGGGCGGCCCGGGGCGAGGCGCCGTCCGGTGGCGGCGCCGAGCCGACGCCGATCTCGTCGGCCCGCTCGGCGAAGAAGGCCGCGAAGAAGGCGCCGGCGAAGAAGACCGAGCCTGCGAAGAAGACCACTGCCAAGAAGGCGCCCGCGAAGAAGACGGCGGCGAAGAAGGCCGAACCGGCCAAGAAGACCGCCGCCAAGAAGACGCCCGCGAAGAAGAAGACCGCCTGA
- the ligD gene encoding non-homologous end-joining DNA ligase, with the protein MPGAPLKPMLATTGQLPAGAAWSYEFKWDGVRALADISRGDRHFYARSGVEITTAYPELLNLAEQVGDALLDGEVVLFTDGQPSFTALAERMHVRNPAKAARLAATVPVTYMIFDLLRLDGVDLTARPWRERRAALESLGLGAARWAVPPVFGDGPATYAAAGEHGLEGVMAKRVDSLYRPGVRSLDWVKVKLEVTADFVVGGWRPGARRVGGLLVGVPGPDGRLVYRGRVGGGIGAALERELLRELEPLRSTDSPFAAGVPREDARGAIWVTPRIVVEVKYGQRTPDGRLRFPRILRLRPDKPPEEVDDAL; encoded by the coding sequence GTGCCCGGCGCGCCGTTGAAGCCGATGCTCGCGACGACCGGGCAGCTCCCGGCCGGCGCCGCCTGGTCGTACGAGTTCAAATGGGACGGCGTCCGCGCGCTCGCCGACATCTCGCGCGGCGACAGGCACTTCTACGCCCGCTCCGGCGTCGAGATCACCACCGCGTACCCGGAACTGCTCAACCTGGCCGAGCAGGTCGGCGACGCGCTGCTCGACGGCGAGGTCGTCCTCTTCACCGACGGGCAGCCCTCGTTCACCGCGCTCGCCGAGCGGATGCACGTCCGCAACCCGGCCAAGGCGGCGCGGCTGGCGGCGACAGTACCCGTCACGTACATGATCTTCGACCTGTTGCGGCTCGACGGCGTCGACCTGACCGCCCGGCCGTGGCGGGAGCGGCGGGCGGCGCTGGAGTCGCTCGGGCTCGGCGCCGCCCGGTGGGCGGTGCCGCCGGTCTTCGGCGACGGCCCGGCCACCTACGCGGCGGCCGGCGAGCACGGGCTGGAAGGGGTGATGGCCAAGCGGGTCGACTCGCTCTACCGGCCCGGCGTGCGCTCGCTGGACTGGGTGAAGGTCAAGCTGGAGGTCACCGCCGACTTCGTGGTCGGCGGCTGGCGGCCCGGCGCGCGGCGCGTCGGTGGCCTGCTGGTCGGCGTGCCCGGCCCGGACGGACGGCTGGTCTACCGGGGGCGGGTCGGCGGCGGGATCGGCGCGGCGCTCGAACGGGAACTGCTGCGCGAGCTGGAACCACTGCGCTCCACCGACTCGCCGTTCGCCGCCGGCGTGCCGCGCGAGGATGCCCGGGGCGCGATCTGGGTAACTCCCCGGATCGTGGTGGAGGTCAAGTACGGCCAGCGCACGCCGGACGGCCGGCTGCGCTTCCCGCGCATCCTGCGCCTGCGCCCGGACAAGCCGCCCGAGGAGGTCGACGATGCCCTCTGA
- the ligD gene encoding non-homologous end-joining DNA ligase: MPSERLKVEVEGRSLELSNLDKVLFPKAGFTKGEVIDYYTRIAPVLLPHLRDRALTRIRFPNGVDGGSFFEKNAPAATPGWVRTENLPAPGSTKGRETIDYVVCDELPTLVWLANLAALELHTPQWKIGAHPDMMVVDLDPGAPAALKQCCRVALLMRDRLADDGISSFPKTSGKKGMQLCCPIAGTQDAEVVSDYAKRIAQELEQAHPKLVVSKMAKNLRPGKIFIDWSQNNAAKTTVAPYSLRAQSVPSVSTPLTWDEVEAGAAGKRPSTRPYTAGEVLKRVEKQGDLLAPLLDGGPELP; encoded by the coding sequence ATGCCCTCTGAGCGGTTGAAGGTCGAGGTCGAGGGGCGCTCACTGGAGCTGTCCAACCTGGACAAGGTGCTGTTCCCGAAGGCCGGGTTCACCAAGGGCGAGGTGATCGACTACTACACCCGGATCGCCCCGGTGCTGCTGCCGCACCTGCGCGACCGCGCGCTGACCCGGATCCGGTTCCCCAACGGCGTCGACGGCGGCTCGTTCTTCGAGAAGAACGCACCCGCCGCGACCCCCGGTTGGGTACGCACCGAGAACCTGCCCGCCCCCGGGTCGACGAAGGGGCGGGAGACCATCGACTACGTGGTCTGCGACGAGCTGCCCACACTCGTGTGGCTGGCCAACCTGGCCGCGCTTGAGCTGCACACTCCGCAGTGGAAGATCGGCGCCCACCCGGACATGATGGTGGTCGACCTGGACCCGGGCGCCCCGGCCGCGCTCAAGCAGTGCTGCCGGGTGGCGCTGCTGATGCGCGACCGGCTGGCCGACGACGGGATTTCCTCGTTCCCGAAGACGTCCGGGAAGAAGGGCATGCAGCTCTGCTGCCCGATCGCCGGTACGCAGGACGCCGAGGTCGTCTCCGACTACGCCAAGCGCATCGCGCAGGAGCTGGAGCAGGCACACCCGAAGCTGGTCGTGTCGAAGATGGCGAAGAACCTGCGCCCCGGCAAGATCTTCATCGACTGGAGTCAGAACAACGCGGCGAAGACGACTGTGGCGCCGTACTCGCTGCGGGCCCAGTCGGTGCCCTCGGTGTCCACGCCGCTGACCTGGGACGAGGTGGAGGCCGGGGCGGCGGGGAAGCGGCCGTCGACGCGGCCGTACACCGCTGGTGAGGTGCTCAAGCGGGTGGAGAAGCAGGGCGACCTGCTGGCGCCGCTGCTCGACGGCGGTCCCGAACTGCCGTGA
- a CDS encoding DUF4267 domain-containing protein — MLTLVAYGLAIVLSLFIVLIGARFLLVPRAAAAGYGVPAAEGTGDPAYLTIKGLRDLTYGLVGLALIAFTSADAVAWFMLVVALAPLGDTLIVLRHGGSRATAFGIHFATAVVVLLDAALLFAL; from the coding sequence ATGCTCACCCTCGTCGCCTACGGGCTCGCCATCGTCCTCAGCCTCTTCATCGTCCTGATCGGCGCGCGCTTCCTCCTCGTTCCCCGAGCCGCCGCCGCCGGCTACGGCGTCCCCGCCGCGGAGGGCACGGGAGATCCCGCGTACCTCACGATCAAAGGGCTGCGTGACCTCACCTACGGCCTGGTCGGCCTCGCCTTGATCGCCTTCACCAGCGCCGACGCCGTCGCCTGGTTCATGCTCGTGGTCGCACTCGCCCCGCTGGGCGACACCCTCATCGTGCTGCGGCACGGCGGCTCCCGGGCGACCGCCTTCGGCATCCACTTCGCCACCGCCGTGGTCGTCCTCCTCGACGCCGCGCTGCTGTTCGCGCTCTAG
- a CDS encoding TetR/AcrR family transcriptional regulator: protein MSIQARRERERADRERAIITAARDLAESEGWDAVTTRRLAAEIEYSQPVLYSHFKGKDAIMAAVALEGCAELAVELAAARAAATDPRAAVAAIATAYAAFAERRPALYDAIFTLPVALSFASQDTPVELVRAFAELAETLRPFTGDDDLETFTETFWSALHGQVTLMRGGRLRRDEHERRLALLVDRFARLG from the coding sequence ATGTCGATTCAGGCGCGCCGGGAGCGGGAGCGGGCGGACCGCGAACGGGCGATCATCACCGCCGCCCGGGACCTCGCCGAGTCGGAGGGCTGGGACGCGGTCACCACCCGCCGCCTCGCCGCCGAGATCGAGTACAGCCAGCCCGTCCTCTACAGCCACTTCAAGGGCAAGGACGCCATCATGGCGGCCGTCGCTCTGGAGGGCTGCGCCGAACTGGCAGTCGAACTCGCCGCCGCCCGGGCCGCCGCCACCGACCCGCGGGCCGCGGTGGCCGCCATCGCCACGGCGTACGCCGCGTTCGCCGAACGCCGGCCCGCGCTCTACGACGCGATCTTCACCCTCCCCGTCGCCCTCTCCTTCGCCAGCCAGGACACACCCGTCGAGCTGGTCCGGGCCTTCGCCGAACTGGCCGAGACGCTGCGCCCGTTCACCGGCGACGACGACCTGGAGACGTTCACCGAGACGTTCTGGAGCGCGCTGCACGGCCAGGTCACGCTGATGCGCGGCGGCCGTCTGCGGCGGGACGAACACGAGCGGCGGTTGGCCCTCCTGGTCGACCGGTTCGCCCGGCTAGGGTGA
- a CDS encoding TIGR03089 family protein, which translates to MATRAPAAVATDEPLLTYLDDATGERTELTGPQLGRWAARSAGLLRDGCGLRPGDRVAVLLPPHWRTAAVLIGAWSIGLTVSFRPRALAGLPVLEPGADRPYDAVFVTPERLDDWLEDVPEGTHRYLVGTGPGPLDEVPPGWLDWSAEVLRHPTDPPDYTAVDPSDPATPDGTSFGAWRRLAAEIATQMNLHQGDRLVIDPTEDEQPLKWLLAPLSAGATVLIHATPTPTP; encoded by the coding sequence ATGGCCACCCGCGCACCCGCCGCCGTCGCGACCGACGAGCCACTGCTGACCTACCTCGACGACGCCACCGGCGAGCGAACCGAGCTGACCGGGCCGCAGTTGGGCCGGTGGGCGGCCCGTAGTGCCGGGCTGCTGCGCGACGGGTGCGGGCTGCGCCCCGGTGACCGGGTGGCGGTGCTGCTGCCGCCGCACTGGCGTACCGCGGCGGTGCTGATCGGCGCCTGGTCGATCGGGCTGACCGTGTCGTTCCGTCCCCGCGCGCTGGCCGGGCTGCCGGTGCTCGAACCCGGCGCGGACCGGCCCTACGACGCGGTGTTCGTGACCCCGGAACGCCTCGACGACTGGCTGGAGGACGTGCCCGAGGGGACGCACCGCTACCTGGTGGGCACCGGGCCGGGCCCGCTCGACGAGGTGCCGCCGGGCTGGCTGGACTGGTCGGCCGAGGTGCTGCGGCACCCGACCGACCCGCCGGACTACACCGCCGTCGACCCGTCCGACCCGGCCACGCCGGACGGCACCAGCTTCGGCGCGTGGCGCCGCCTGGCCGCCGAGATCGCCACCCAGATGAACCTGCACCAAGGTGATCGCCTCGTGATCGACCCGACCGAGGACGAGCAGCCCCTGAAGTGGCTGCTGGCCCCGTTGTCCGCTGGCGCCACAGTCCTGATCCACGCCACCCCCACCCCCACCCCCTAG
- a CDS encoding GNAT family N-acetyltransferase, with protein sequence MDGTDALVWREFGEDDLPALTGLAQACLATDGGLPLFGRTPLARARLLQTRTHGAWSGDDLVAAVGVGTGRTPATATGLVHPAWRGRGLGGALLDRAEKQAGDAGLLVTTETWTAGAEELFAARGYTRTFLEWVLRHDLDALPEVAAPDGVTVEPATLGPELFATYRASFADRPGFVEPEAGEWLGDLRDDEDFRPELTLLARGPDGAPAGFVTVLDNWIDQVGVVPGWRGRRVGAYLVARVLRGLADAGADAAWLCVNDDNPAAGLYRRLGFRDFGRRARYLHG encoded by the coding sequence GTGGACGGGACGGATGCGTTGGTCTGGCGGGAGTTCGGCGAGGACGACCTGCCCGCGTTGACCGGCCTGGCGCAGGCGTGCCTCGCCACTGACGGCGGGTTGCCGCTGTTCGGGCGTACCCCGTTGGCGCGGGCGCGGCTGCTCCAGACGCGTACCCACGGCGCCTGGTCCGGCGACGACCTGGTCGCGGCCGTCGGGGTCGGCACCGGACGGACGCCCGCCACCGCCACCGGCCTCGTGCATCCGGCATGGCGTGGGCGCGGGCTCGGCGGCGCGCTGCTGGACCGGGCGGAGAAGCAGGCGGGCGATGCGGGCCTGCTGGTCACCACGGAGACGTGGACCGCTGGCGCGGAGGAGTTGTTCGCGGCGCGTGGCTACACGCGGACGTTCCTGGAGTGGGTGCTGCGGCACGACCTCGACGCGCTGCCCGAGGTCGCCGCGCCGGACGGCGTGACTGTGGAGCCTGCGACGCTGGGGCCGGAGTTGTTCGCCACCTACCGCGCGTCGTTCGCCGACCGGCCCGGATTCGTCGAACCGGAGGCCGGCGAGTGGCTGGGCGACCTGCGTGACGACGAGGACTTCCGCCCGGAGCTGACACTGCTCGCACGCGGCCCGGACGGTGCGCCGGCCGGCTTCGTCACCGTGCTCGACAACTGGATCGACCAGGTCGGCGTGGTGCCCGGGTGGCGCGGGCGGCGGGTCGGCGCGTACCTGGTGGCGCGCGTGCTGCGCGGCCTCGCCGACGCGGGCGCGGACGCCGCGTGGCTCTGCGTCAACGACGACAACCCGGCCGCCGGGCTGTACCGGCGGCTCGGCTTCCGCGACTTCGGCCGCCGCGCCCGCTATCTGCATGGCTGA
- a CDS encoding zinc metalloprotease: protein MHRKPTIHLAVLVAAAATFLTAGGASATTAPVAASPAVAECDPGADTHSAARVREGATVKEPELYSTNEAKAYGVIKDSPRLANGSVTVPTIFHMISDHELSAAEKARWNTLIAAQMTVLNDSFAGRTAADASDTPFRFSLVDTTWTVNSSWYTVVPGKSERDMKKALYTGDSRTLNVYAANIGDGLLGWAYFPKGYNNGRDYIDGVVMLDESMPGGTAGKYALGDTLTHEVGHWLMLEHTFAHGCSASGDFVADTPREAAPQFNCPIGADTCTAPGLDPIHNFMDYTQDSCMNMFTPGQADRMSDAWVAFRAGGRG from the coding sequence ATGCACAGGAAACCGACGATCCACCTGGCAGTGCTCGTCGCTGCCGCCGCCACCTTCCTGACCGCCGGAGGAGCCTCCGCCACGACCGCACCCGTGGCCGCCTCTCCCGCGGTCGCCGAGTGCGACCCGGGCGCCGACACGCACAGCGCCGCCCGGGTACGCGAGGGCGCCACCGTCAAGGAGCCCGAGCTCTACTCGACGAACGAGGCCAAGGCGTACGGCGTCATCAAGGACTCGCCGCGCCTGGCGAACGGCAGCGTCACAGTGCCGACGATCTTCCACATGATCTCGGACCACGAGCTGAGCGCGGCCGAGAAGGCCCGCTGGAACACGCTCATCGCGGCGCAGATGACTGTGCTGAACGACTCGTTCGCGGGTCGTACCGCGGCTGACGCGTCGGACACGCCGTTCCGCTTCTCGCTCGTGGACACCACGTGGACCGTCAACAGCTCCTGGTACACGGTGGTGCCGGGCAAGAGCGAGCGGGACATGAAGAAGGCGCTCTACACCGGCGACTCCCGCACGCTGAACGTCTACGCGGCGAACATCGGTGACGGGCTGCTCGGCTGGGCGTACTTCCCGAAGGGCTACAACAACGGCCGCGACTACATCGACGGCGTGGTGATGCTCGACGAGTCGATGCCGGGCGGCACGGCCGGCAAGTACGCGCTCGGTGACACGCTCACGCACGAGGTCGGGCACTGGCTGATGCTGGAGCACACGTTCGCGCACGGCTGCTCCGCGTCCGGCGACTTCGTGGCCGACACGCCGCGTGAGGCGGCGCCGCAGTTCAACTGCCCGATCGGGGCGGACACCTGCACCGCGCCGGGCCTCGACCCGATCCACAACTTCATGGACTACACGCAGGACTCCTGCATGAACATGTTCACCCCGGGCCAGGCCGACCGGATGAGCGACGCCTGGGTCGCGTTCCGCGCCGGCGGACGAGGCTGA